The following proteins are encoded in a genomic region of Mycolicibacterium confluentis:
- a CDS encoding glutamine synthetase family protein, translating to MTSTLDPDTSTAPRYAETLAEALPDDAKIAAVRAELEAAGVKYLLSCWIDLFGVPKTKPVPMSDFEALCKGKGPQFAVHSVSFVPELTAADSDQIPVPDLDAVYICPWDTSTAIIFADPFWEDKPYNVCPRQALKRTIHEAAQQGYAGYAGIEPEFIVMRWDENGQPVKAFDSDPQQVGGLRPRRQAYGYDVEHSLDAMPFLKDMMDMLEGLGWNLHDVVAEGAYSQFELDFHYTNLLEMADRLVFLRLALKEVAKRHGMFVTFMPKPTTGDWRSGAHINFSLRSLDAPNENLFEDPDGGWSDESRYAVGGLLAHSEAITAIACPTVNSYNGLVPRVGGLEGGTVTWAPTNITYGHNNRAAQFRLPQSRYCIENRAADMCMNIYLALACTLAASVEGIAAKTDPGAPTDRDLYSMTPEEAEALGIRRLPRNLLDAVGHLQNDALVAEVLGPTMLKSYVAYKLDEWERYHQAVTDWEVEEYLRLY from the coding sequence ATGACCAGCACGCTCGACCCCGACACCAGCACCGCGCCCCGCTACGCCGAAACCCTTGCCGAGGCATTGCCCGACGACGCGAAGATCGCCGCCGTGCGCGCCGAGCTGGAGGCCGCCGGTGTCAAGTACCTGTTGTCGTGCTGGATCGACCTGTTCGGCGTTCCGAAGACCAAGCCCGTGCCGATGAGCGACTTTGAGGCGCTGTGCAAGGGCAAGGGCCCGCAGTTCGCCGTGCACTCGGTGTCCTTCGTCCCGGAACTGACCGCCGCCGACTCCGATCAGATCCCCGTCCCCGATCTCGACGCGGTGTACATCTGCCCGTGGGACACCAGCACGGCCATCATCTTCGCCGACCCGTTCTGGGAGGACAAGCCGTACAACGTGTGCCCGCGGCAGGCCCTCAAACGCACCATTCATGAAGCGGCGCAACAGGGTTACGCCGGATACGCCGGCATCGAGCCCGAGTTCATCGTGATGCGCTGGGACGAGAACGGCCAGCCGGTGAAGGCCTTCGACAGCGATCCCCAGCAGGTCGGCGGCCTGCGTCCGCGCCGGCAGGCCTACGGCTACGACGTCGAGCACTCCCTGGACGCCATGCCCTTCCTCAAGGACATGATGGACATGCTGGAGGGCCTGGGCTGGAACCTGCACGACGTCGTCGCCGAGGGCGCCTACTCCCAGTTCGAACTCGACTTCCACTACACGAATCTGCTGGAGATGGCCGACCGGCTGGTCTTCCTGCGCCTCGCGCTCAAGGAGGTCGCCAAGCGGCACGGCATGTTCGTCACGTTCATGCCGAAACCCACGACGGGCGACTGGCGTTCGGGTGCGCACATCAACTTCTCGCTGCGCTCCCTGGATGCACCGAATGAGAACCTCTTCGAAGACCCCGACGGCGGATGGAGCGATGAGTCCCGCTACGCCGTCGGCGGCCTGCTCGCTCACTCCGAGGCGATCACCGCCATCGCCTGCCCAACGGTCAACTCCTACAACGGACTTGTGCCGCGAGTGGGTGGACTGGAGGGCGGCACCGTCACGTGGGCGCCCACCAACATCACGTATGGCCACAACAACCGCGCCGCCCAGTTCCGCCTGCCGCAGAGTCGCTACTGCATCGAGAACCGCGCCGCGGACATGTGCATGAACATCTACCTCGCGCTGGCGTGCACGCTCGCGGCCAGCGTGGAGGGCATCGCGGCCAAGACCGACCCGGGTGCGCCCACCGACCGCGACCTGTACTCCATGACGCCCGAGGAGGCCGAGGCCCTGGGCATCCGCCGGCTCCCCCGCAACCTGCTGGACGCCGTCGGTCATCTGCAGAACGACGCGTTGGTCGCAGAGGTGTTGGGGCCGACCATGCTCAAGTCGTATGTCGCGTACAAGCTCGACGAGTGGGAGCGGTATCACCAGGCCGTCACCGACTGGGAGGTCGAAGAGTACCTGCGGCTCTACTGA
- a CDS encoding nuclease-related domain-containing DEAD/DEAH box helicase, which produces MTITPIEPPRLANAAERRTWQALVDQLEPNDLVVPSKRVTDHLKDHEVDFVVGIEGAGIICLEVKGGEVWHDGDGWRQMRGGRQHTIEPVRQAREACYALRDFVEKDPRWTQGRLRWDHVVVLPNTELPDDFGLPECPRWKIIDRNDLPTLVDKLRELIVKQELDRPLLTRDGIDQLGTALSGRGLPQRDVVARALANEDAADALTEHQAVILNAARLLTRIEVRGGAGSGKTFLAMEQARRLAQRGERVALVCYSHGLASYLERITATWPRRQQPAYVGEFHALGVQWGAPEGPDEALRNEQTVQFWEHDLPSQMADLAAQLEPGQRFDSVVVDEAQDFADAWWDPLLGALRDPLEGGLYVFSDEGQRVFNRHGSPPVPLVPLILDHNLRNTRQIANAFQPLVDHPMRFLGGEGPAVTFVECSRDAALGVGDDQVELLFDEGWRPEDIALLTTGSRHPEQAERQRDGNKAYWDTFWDTDQVFYGHVLGFKGLERRCVVLVVNEQNRFDRSRERLYVGLSRARDQLVVCGDPEFIREVGGADLARRLGIGS; this is translated from the coding sequence ATGACCATCACGCCGATCGAACCGCCGCGCCTGGCCAACGCCGCCGAACGACGCACCTGGCAGGCGCTCGTCGACCAGCTTGAGCCCAACGACCTCGTCGTTCCCTCGAAGCGCGTGACCGACCACCTCAAGGATCACGAGGTCGACTTCGTCGTCGGGATCGAGGGTGCCGGCATCATCTGCCTGGAGGTCAAGGGTGGGGAGGTGTGGCACGACGGGGACGGCTGGCGGCAGATGCGCGGCGGGCGCCAGCACACCATTGAGCCGGTCCGCCAGGCCCGGGAAGCCTGCTACGCGCTGAGGGATTTCGTCGAGAAGGACCCGCGCTGGACGCAGGGCCGGCTGCGCTGGGATCACGTCGTCGTGCTGCCCAACACCGAGCTGCCCGACGACTTCGGCCTGCCCGAGTGCCCCCGCTGGAAGATCATCGACCGCAACGATCTGCCGACACTGGTCGACAAGCTGCGTGAGCTCATCGTCAAGCAGGAACTCGACCGGCCACTGCTGACCCGTGACGGCATCGACCAGCTCGGGACAGCGCTGAGCGGCCGGGGCCTGCCGCAACGCGACGTCGTCGCGCGCGCCCTGGCCAACGAGGATGCCGCCGATGCGCTCACCGAACATCAGGCCGTCATCCTCAACGCGGCGCGACTGCTCACCCGGATCGAAGTGCGCGGCGGCGCGGGCAGCGGCAAGACCTTCCTCGCGATGGAGCAGGCCCGCCGGCTGGCGCAGCGTGGCGAGCGCGTCGCGCTGGTCTGCTACTCGCACGGGCTGGCGTCCTACCTGGAACGCATCACCGCGACCTGGCCCCGCCGCCAACAGCCCGCCTACGTCGGAGAGTTCCACGCGCTCGGCGTGCAGTGGGGCGCACCGGAAGGCCCTGATGAGGCGCTGCGCAACGAGCAGACCGTCCAGTTCTGGGAGCATGATCTGCCCAGCCAGATGGCCGATCTGGCAGCGCAACTCGAGCCCGGACAGCGCTTCGACTCCGTCGTCGTCGATGAGGCTCAGGACTTCGCCGACGCGTGGTGGGATCCGCTGCTCGGCGCGCTGCGGGATCCCCTCGAGGGTGGGTTGTACGTGTTCAGCGATGAGGGGCAGCGGGTGTTCAACCGGCACGGCTCACCGCCGGTGCCGCTGGTGCCGCTGATCCTTGACCACAACCTGCGCAACACCCGCCAGATCGCCAACGCGTTCCAACCGCTCGTCGATCACCCGATGCGTTTCCTGGGTGGCGAGGGGCCCGCGGTGACGTTCGTCGAGTGCAGCCGGGACGCAGCGCTGGGTGTCGGCGACGATCAGGTGGAGTTGTTGTTCGACGAGGGTTGGCGGCCCGAGGACATCGCGCTGCTGACCACCGGCAGCCGCCACCCCGAACAGGCCGAACGCCAACGTGACGGCAACAAGGCCTACTGGGACACCTTCTGGGACACCGACCAGGTGTTCTACGGTCACGTGCTGGGATTCAAAGGGCTCGAACGGCGCTGCGTGGTGCTGGTGGTCAACGAGCAGAACCGATTCGACCGCTCCCGGGAACGGCTCTACGTCGGATTGTCCCGTGCCCGTGACCAACTCGTGGTCTGCGGCGATCCCGAGTTCATCCGTGAAGTCGGGGGAGCGGACCTGGCCCGCCGCCTCGGCATCGGGAGCTGA
- a CDS encoding DUF6884 domain-containing protein, with protein MVAADDGGTRPQRQADLILVTCVKSKLSRPSPAKDLYTSSLFKKQRAYAEHCGMPWFILSAEHGLVDPDEWLAPYERYLPDMTVEYRVAWGAWVAARLELLAGPLRGKAVEVHASSTYLKAVRPHLEDLGALVLDPLRGLPMGHRLAWYPTTAPAAATVADPHEVAVEFVTALRDSDRSVSPAEFLARGRNAADEAGLYSWWVDVVGAEQLSRGLGFSIAPGLIYAGLAGATRWPSGGRSNNTLWLRITTMHLGGNHEFSTFRRTLGSILVSATGVRTIDESVLTEWMHHHLRVVIVPFQDRDTLGRLEKDVLATLDPPLNLQGVAGTPLRRRIKELRRAVTTADGSA; from the coding sequence ATGGTGGCCGCGGACGACGGAGGCACGCGCCCCCAGAGGCAGGCCGATCTGATCTTGGTCACCTGCGTGAAGTCGAAGTTGTCGCGCCCCTCACCGGCCAAGGATCTCTACACGTCATCGCTGTTCAAGAAGCAGCGCGCCTACGCTGAGCATTGCGGCATGCCGTGGTTCATCCTGTCCGCTGAGCACGGTCTGGTGGATCCTGACGAATGGCTGGCGCCCTACGAGCGCTACCTGCCAGACATGACGGTGGAGTACCGGGTTGCGTGGGGAGCGTGGGTGGCCGCCCGGCTAGAATTGCTCGCTGGTCCGTTGCGAGGTAAAGCGGTCGAGGTGCACGCCAGTTCCACGTACCTCAAAGCCGTTCGTCCGCACCTCGAAGACCTCGGCGCACTGGTACTCGATCCACTCCGTGGGCTGCCTATGGGACACCGTCTAGCGTGGTATCCGACGACGGCCCCCGCGGCCGCGACCGTAGCTGACCCGCACGAGGTCGCAGTGGAGTTCGTGACCGCCCTGCGCGATAGCGACCGTTCGGTGTCGCCGGCGGAGTTCCTCGCCCGCGGACGAAACGCCGCCGACGAGGCGGGCCTGTACAGCTGGTGGGTGGATGTCGTTGGTGCCGAGCAACTCAGCCGTGGCCTGGGATTTTCGATCGCGCCGGGGCTGATCTATGCCGGGTTGGCAGGTGCCACCCGCTGGCCCAGCGGCGGGCGGTCGAACAACACGCTATGGCTGCGCATTACAACCATGCACCTCGGCGGCAACCACGAGTTCTCGACGTTCCGCCGCACTCTCGGCTCGATTCTGGTCAGTGCCACTGGCGTCCGCACCATCGACGAGAGCGTGCTGACGGAGTGGATGCACCATCACCTACGCGTGGTAATCGTTCCCTTTCAAGACCGTGACACGTTGGGGCGACTGGAGAAGGATGTACTCGCCACCCTCGACCCACCGCTGAATCTCCAAGGCGTGGCAGGTACACCGCTGAGGCGCCGGATCAAGGAGCTCCGTCGTGCCGTGACCACGGCGGACGGCTCGGCCTAG
- a CDS encoding Ig-like domain-containing protein, which translates to MEGAKNASRLGGLTLAVGLGIAVSSGQGVAHADADSTDTGSPGPTASSRPSDTESSTPTRATQADEPTRRVKSRIRTRDADTAESTESTRPSPRELSPRRLKLRDDLRQARTGATVSVDAQPTQAAADTRSDTTTPVGDAGGANPPSPEVSTPDPELEVPTSRPADALIDTSGPDSAPGRVIEIDDSAVRSIVTSPSLTAQGAELIRVTRTDPGITTRTLAERFSTLTVNTVAPTVLSAEPLTAAQIPVAPDPITVTSRPSLSPIGALIAVPARIVGGLLALVGLAPSAAPGAPVSPVTKLVELAWVALRRVNSFFFNSTPTVTVTLEEPSATGVVTGQVVGQDKDGDRLEYRVITQPANGTVELHPDGTFTYTATVQADGTLGGPDTFRVAVIDRGFHLHGLLGFFKPFGGHATVATVSLDATPVNEAPVIERISTVTSNSGVVVGTIRVTDDGDGPVVVSVTQPPVGQGVVTVAQTGADTWEWTLTPAGTSQEERTVEFTLTAHDGQNTTTESVEVTIPAQSWIVVDTTVIHLPPTVIPITITPITVIDTSGQIVVNWNNNLYIPNPTTLTVETIELAPGTVVHQPIQGSNEVVVVNPNLTIDVGTISGAGLVINTTDIVLSQVPTSMVVVNGSSTVSGQLVVSSGSQLGVYGAGQTPLVVGGMELFGDEDMTFGEVKIIGNNGNVVTTSKHAMSRLMVSFNLGGRAASSDAAQSNFSVEVVDTVDFGDGVVGKLATHGDSIYVTVTENSVTRLIKYDTNYYGGLEYASEVELSGSVSSLAINEDGSRAFVVDDLTGTMSIIEIQGYYYGMEVLETIHTGPGHVTSLSYGQLAVTNPAGGTVTIIQLD; encoded by the coding sequence ATGGAAGGTGCAAAGAACGCATCGCGGTTGGGCGGTCTGACGCTGGCTGTCGGACTGGGCATCGCGGTGTCAAGCGGACAGGGCGTGGCGCACGCCGACGCTGACTCCACCGATACCGGATCGCCGGGTCCGACGGCATCCTCACGGCCATCGGACACCGAATCATCAACTCCGACACGCGCGACGCAGGCCGACGAACCCACGCGACGCGTCAAGAGCCGCATCCGCACTCGCGATGCCGACACCGCGGAGTCGACCGAGTCGACACGACCTTCACCTCGGGAACTGTCACCGCGGAGACTCAAACTTCGGGACGACCTCCGCCAGGCGCGCACCGGCGCGACCGTGTCCGTCGATGCGCAACCCACTCAGGCTGCCGCTGACACCCGCTCGGACACAACGACTCCGGTCGGTGACGCCGGTGGCGCGAATCCCCCGTCGCCCGAGGTCTCGACGCCCGATCCCGAACTCGAGGTTCCCACCTCTAGGCCCGCGGATGCGCTCATCGACACTTCCGGTCCGGATTCTGCACCTGGCAGAGTGATTGAGATCGATGACTCTGCTGTCCGATCGATCGTCACGTCGCCGAGCCTGACGGCACAAGGCGCCGAGCTCATCCGAGTGACACGAACCGATCCAGGCATCACGACTCGGACGCTGGCCGAGCGGTTCTCAACCCTGACGGTGAACACCGTCGCACCGACCGTCCTTTCGGCGGAACCGCTGACAGCGGCCCAGATTCCGGTCGCCCCCGATCCGATCACCGTGACAAGCCGCCCCTCGCTGTCGCCGATCGGTGCGCTCATCGCGGTGCCGGCTCGCATCGTCGGCGGCCTGCTGGCGTTGGTTGGCCTGGCCCCCAGCGCCGCGCCGGGGGCACCGGTCTCGCCGGTGACCAAACTGGTCGAACTCGCCTGGGTGGCGTTGCGCCGAGTCAACAGTTTCTTCTTCAACTCCACACCCACCGTCACGGTCACGCTGGAGGAGCCGTCGGCGACCGGTGTCGTCACCGGGCAGGTCGTCGGGCAAGACAAGGACGGCGACCGACTCGAATACCGGGTGATCACCCAACCCGCCAACGGAACCGTCGAACTGCACCCCGACGGCACCTTCACCTACACCGCAACCGTCCAAGCCGACGGAACCCTGGGCGGACCAGACACGTTCCGAGTCGCGGTGATCGACAGGGGATTCCACCTGCACGGGCTGTTGGGATTCTTCAAACCCTTCGGCGGACACGCGACCGTCGCGACCGTCAGCCTGGATGCCACTCCCGTCAACGAAGCACCTGTGATCGAGCGGATCTCGACCGTAACCTCCAACAGTGGCGTCGTGGTCGGCACCATCCGCGTCACCGATGACGGCGACGGCCCAGTGGTCGTCAGTGTCACCCAACCCCCCGTGGGTCAGGGTGTCGTCACCGTGGCCCAAACCGGCGCCGACACCTGGGAGTGGACCTTGACGCCGGCAGGCACCTCACAGGAGGAGAGGACGGTGGAGTTCACCCTCACCGCCCATGACGGCCAGAACACCACTACGGAGTCGGTGGAAGTGACGATCCCCGCGCAGTCGTGGATTGTCGTCGACACGACCGTGATTCATCTGCCTCCGACCGTCATCCCGATCACGATCACACCCATCACCGTGATCGACACGAGCGGTCAGATCGTGGTGAACTGGAACAACAACCTCTACATCCCGAACCCGACCACGTTGACCGTTGAGACGATCGAGCTGGCACCCGGCACCGTTGTGCACCAGCCGATCCAAGGGTCCAACGAGGTGGTGGTGGTCAACCCGAACCTCACGATCGACGTCGGGACGATCAGCGGTGCAGGCCTAGTCATCAACACCACCGACATCGTGCTGAGCCAGGTACCGACCAGCATGGTGGTCGTCAATGGCAGCTCGACTGTCAGCGGGCAATTGGTCGTATCATCCGGCAGCCAACTGGGCGTGTACGGCGCCGGGCAGACGCCGCTGGTGGTCGGTGGCATGGAACTCTTTGGCGACGAAGATATGACCTTCGGTGAGGTCAAGATCATCGGGAACAACGGCAATGTGGTCACGACGAGTAAGCACGCCATGTCACGTCTGATGGTCAGTTTCAACCTTGGCGGTCGAGCGGCGAGCAGCGACGCAGCGCAGTCGAACTTCAGTGTGGAGGTTGTCGATACCGTCGACTTCGGTGATGGTGTAGTCGGAAAGCTTGCCACCCACGGGGATTCGATCTACGTGACGGTCACCGAGAACAGCGTCACCCGGCTGATCAAGTACGACACCAACTATTACGGGGGGCTCGAGTACGCCAGCGAGGTCGAACTGAGCGGGTCCGTGAGCAGCTTGGCGATCAACGAGGACGGCAGCCGCGCCTTCGTCGTTGATGATCTGACCGGCACCATGAGCATCATCGAGATCCAGGGGTACTACTACGGCATGGAAGTCCTGGAAACCATCCACACCGGGCCCGGTCACGTGACGTCCCTGTCGTATGGACAACTGGCAGTGACGAACCCGGCCGGCGGGACGGTGACGATCATCCAGCTGGACTAG
- a CDS encoding DUF1345 domain-containing protein codes for MAERNRLRMPFTEHPGRRLLVAAALGIAATAGAAARAWHWSVILLGWDVLAVTYMVLTWGSLWRMTPEETAEHAGGEEPPVDLVFALVATGAVASLAGVGLLLANSGHGHARTAAEWVAVASVVISWFAVHTLYALTYAKMYFNGEPGGIDFNSDTKPDRPQYSDFAYVAYAVGMSFAISDTDLTTAAMRKAALTHALLSYLFGAVIIGSVVNLIVSG; via the coding sequence ATGGCAGAGCGGAACAGGCTGCGTATGCCGTTCACGGAACACCCCGGACGGCGGCTGCTGGTGGCCGCAGCGCTCGGGATTGCCGCCACCGCCGGTGCTGCGGCGCGGGCGTGGCACTGGTCCGTGATCCTGCTGGGCTGGGATGTTCTCGCGGTGACGTACATGGTGTTGACCTGGGGCTCGCTCTGGAGGATGACCCCAGAGGAGACCGCCGAGCACGCGGGTGGTGAGGAACCGCCCGTCGACCTGGTGTTCGCACTTGTCGCGACCGGAGCGGTGGCCAGCCTCGCCGGTGTCGGTCTGCTGCTGGCGAATTCCGGGCACGGGCACGCCAGGACCGCAGCGGAATGGGTGGCAGTGGCCAGCGTGGTGATCTCCTGGTTCGCCGTCCACACGCTGTATGCACTCACCTACGCCAAGATGTATTTCAACGGCGAGCCGGGCGGCATCGACTTCAACAGCGACACCAAACCCGACCGGCCGCAGTACAGCGACTTCGCTTACGTCGCTTACGCGGTGGGCATGAGCTTCGCCATCTCCGACACCGACCTGACCACCGCCGCGATGCGTAAGGCCGCGTTGACGCACGCCCTGCTGTCATACCTGTTCGGCGCGGTGATCATCGGCTCGGTGGTCAACTTGATCGTCTCGGGCTGA